Proteins encoded together in one Diabrotica undecimpunctata isolate CICGRU chromosome 3, icDiaUnde3, whole genome shotgun sequence window:
- the LOC140436058 gene encoding uncharacterized protein, with product MIGDSDGRYEPPDRGKSIIIDEVNMEFSGNGKSDETGGIEKIIKQKNKYSSTDQGPYYVFVQSKEGNIAEFPDSWKNYVIIPILKPNKDIDSADSYRGISLGSCILKTFERMVKRRLELWLEKNNKISDTQYEFRKLRSTSENIANLILDINISFSERKSLVSLFIDVEGAYDNIKLNILYQQMEKIGIPSDFGKRIIKLYSNRKLQLQINNELLDPRISNVGLPQGSILSPLLYLIYTSDLHKKVNTRGNVLQFADDVCIYVPEVEIDQGINIMSKMFSTIEEYYFNIGLSISTKKTQACIFSKKHRLPQSIVFNNVNFEVQASINYLGMVIDRKLLWNEHIDRLITKTEKGLNAIRSVCHTSWGADPNVTLTFYKAYIRSIIDYGSIFYSQAAKTHLKKLDRLVNKVLRISIGALKSTPILNLNVECNEPPLNFRRDYLTEKFLLKMYAKKSPVVQKCFELSIYDLVKEYWQKKPTIPIIESYNYVRIQLSKDISTSRELPCFKIELEHLDSIKVGYLRDYSEFPQYIRNSMFQADIKSMFPNYSYIFSDTSKSDLKVTSAFYDPDRKFSTVVDLNIKTSIYTAELIAILEALKYISNFSRTKSNYVIFSDSKSSIQKIENISKYNNIGFNYVLSEIINLVGTIKLRGSNVMFCWIKAHCGILNNEIVDKIAKYNEPSKESEYKCYLAHKTWDTDGKTLLVLHKSLIPSKIDYGYVAYASASTTTLKPLDTLYNTYLSIILGAYRTTSVNSIQAGISEPTLKLRKQLLTP from the exons atGATCGGGGATTCGGACGGAAGATATGAACCTCCTGATAGGGGAAAAAGTATAATTATAGATGAAGTGAATATGGAATTTAGCGGAAATGGAAAAAGCGACGAAACAGGTggtattgaaaaaataataaaacaaaaaaataaatatagttcAACGGACCAAGGTCCATATTATGTATTTGTGCAAAGTAAAGAAGGAAACATAG CTGAATTTCCGGATTCATGGAAGAATTATGTAATTATACCgattttaaaaccaaataaagatatAGACTCAGCGGATTCATATAGAGGAATTTCATTAGGATCgtgtattttaaaaacattcgAACGGATGGTAAAGAGAAGACTTGAATTATGGttagagaaaaataacaaaattagtgATACACAATATGAGTTTCGTAAACTAAGATCGACATCAGAAAATATAGCTAACCTTATCCTAGACATTAATATATCCTTTTCTGAACGCAAATCCCTGGTATCTCTATTCATAGATGTAGAAGGTGCATATGataatatcaaattaaatatCCTCTATCAACAAATGGAGAAGATAGGAATACCCAGTGACTTtggtaaaagaataataaaactgtATTCAAATAGGAAATTACAACTTCAAATCAATAATGAACTATTGGATCCAAGAATTTCTAATGTTGGGTTACCGCAAGGAAGCATCCTTAGTCCTTTACTATATCTCATTTATACCTCAGACTTACACAAAAAAGTTAATACAAGAGGAAATGTTCTACAGTTTGCTGatgatgtgtgtatatatgtaccTGAAGTTGAAATCGATCAAGGTATCAATATAATGAgtaaaatgttttcgacaatagaagagtattattttaatataggaCTCAGCATCTCTACAAAGAAAACCCAAGCATGTATATTCTCCAAAAAACATAGATTACCACAATCTATAGTATTCAATAACGTTAATTTTGAGGTTCAAGCATCCATTAACTATTTGGGTATGGTAATAGATAGGAAGTTATTGTGGAACGAACACATAGACCGcttaataacaaaaacagaaaaaggaTTAAATGCAATAAGATCAGTGTGTCATACAAGTTGGGGAGCTGATCCAAATGTTACGCTTACCTTTTACAAAGCTTATATTCGTTCAATAATAGATTATGGGTCAATTTTTTATAGTCAAGCAGCGAAGACTCACCTGAAGAAATTAGATAGGTTAGTAAATAAAGTCTTAAGAATAAGTATAGGTGCACTTAAAAGTACAcccattttaaatttaaatgtagaatgcaATGAACCTCCACTAAATTTCAGAAGAGATTACTTAACggagaagtttttattaaaaatgtatgcaAAGAAAAGTCCAGTAGTCCAAAAATGCTTTGAGCTCAGTATTTACGATCTAGTCAAagaatattggcaaaaaaagccTACAATTCCTATTATTGAATCGTATAACTACGTAAGGATACAACTTAGTAAGGACATTTCGACTTCAAGAGAATTACCATGTTTTAAAATAGAATTAGAACACTTGGACAGCATAAAAGTAGGATATCTAAGAGACTACTCAGAATTTCCACAATATATCCGGAATAGCATGTTCCAAGCTGACATAAAGTCTATGTTCCCtaattattcatatattttttcggatACATCTAAATCAGATTTAAAGGTTACATCTGCCTTTTACGATCCAGATCGAAAATTTAGTACAGTAGTAgatctaaatattaaaacctcgatATATACCGCTGAATTAATAGCGATATTAGAAGCACTTAAATATATTAGTAATTTCTCAAGAACAAAATCTAATTACGTTATATTCTCTGATAGTAAAAGTtcaatacaaaaaattgaaaatatttctaaatataacaatattgGATTTAACTATGTGTTATCTGAAATTATAAACCTGGTGGGTACAATAAAATTAAGAGGATCTAATGTAATGTTTTGTTGGATAAAAGCTCATTGTggaatattaaataatgaaatagtagataaaaTTGCTAAATATAATGAACCATCTAAAGAATCAGAATATAAATGT TACCTAGCTCACAAAACTTGGGATACCGATGGTAAAACACTCCTCGTGTTACACAAATCCTTAATTCCttccaaaattgattacggatATGTTGCATATGCATCTGCCAGCACAACAACGTTAAAACCTTTAGATACGTTATATAACACCTACCTAAGTATTATACTGGGAGCGTACAGAACAACTTCGGTAAATAGTATACAAGCTGGAATAAGTGAACCCACGCTAAAGCTTCGTAAGCAGCTATTAACTCCTTAA